From the Rhinolophus sinicus isolate RSC01 linkage group LG02, ASM3656204v1, whole genome shotgun sequence genome, one window contains:
- the TRMT10A gene encoding tRNA methyltransferase 10 homolog A isoform X1, with amino-acid sequence MSSETLPAFIETCNVERKQDLSEDQEESQKPRLGNEFEPISKRQMKKLIKQKQWEEQRELRKQKRKEKRKRKQLERQCQLESNSDGNDKKRIRRDVVHSTLRLIIDCSFDSLMVLKDIKKLHKQIQRCYAENRRALHPVQFYLTSHGGQLKKNMDENDKGWVNWKDIHIKPDHYSEFIKKEDLVYLTSDSPNVLKELDESKAYVIGGLVDHNHHKGLTYKQASDHGIDHAQLPLGNFVKMNSRKVLAINHVFEIILEYLETRDWQEAFFTVLPQRKGAVATDKACESSSHDKESARVEGRLDSDSSEEENSRNELDSPHEEEKQDKENSTESTVNCIPH; translated from the exons ATGTCATCTGAGACGTTGCCAgcatttattgagacttgtaatgttgaaagaaaacaagacttaAGTGAAGATCAGGAGGAGAGCCAGAAACCAAGATTAGGTAACGAGTTTGAACCAATATCTAAACGACAAATGAAGaagctaataaaacaaaaacaatgggaAGAACAACGAGAACTCCGCAA ACAAAAGCGGAAGGAAAAACGCAAGAGAAAGCAATTAGAGCGACAATGTCAATTGGAATCAAACTCAGATGGAAATGACAAAAAACGTATTCGAAGAGATGTTGTTCACAGCACACTTCGCCTTATCATTGACTGTAGTTTTGACAGCTTGATGGTATTAAAG GACATTAAGAAACTCCATAAGCAGATTCAACGATGTTATGCAGAAAACCGACGAGCACTGCATCCTGTGCAG TTTTACCTGACAAGCCATGGAGGCCAGTTGAAAAAGAACATGGATGAAAATGACAAAGGATGGGTCAACTGGAAG GATATCCATATCAAACCAGATCACTATAGTGAATTCATAAAGAAAGAAGACCTGGTTTATCTTACATCAGATTCACCAAATGTACTGAAGGAATTAGATGAATCAAAGGCCTATGTGATTGGAGGATTAGTAGATCACAACCATCACAAG GGACTCACATATAAACAAGCATCAGATCATGGAATTGATCATGCACAGCTCCCCCTTGGAAATTTTGTGAAGATGAATAGTAGAAAAGTTTTGGCAATTAATCATG TGTTTGAAATTATTCTGGAATACCTGGAAACAAGAGACTGGCAAGAAGCATTTTTTACTGTCTTACCCCAGCGGAAAGGAGCTGTTGCCACAGACAAAGCCTGTGAAAGTTCTTCCCATGACAAGGAATCTGCCAGGGTTGAAGGTAGACTGGACAGTGATTCCAGTGAGGAAGAAAATAGCAGAAACGAACTAGATTCACcacatgaagaagaaaagcaggaTAAAGAAAATAGCACTGAATCTACAGTGAACTGTATACCACACTGA
- the TRMT10A gene encoding tRNA methyltransferase 10 homolog A isoform X2 has protein sequence MSSETLPAFIETCNVERKQDLSEDQEESQKPRLGNEFEPISKRQMKKLIKQKQWEEQRELRKQKRKEKRKRKQLERQCQLESNSDGNDKKRIRRDVVHSTLRLIIDCSFDSLMVLKDIKKLHKQIQRCYAENRRALHPVQFYLTSHGGQLKKNMDENDKGWVNWKDIHIKPDHYSEFIKKEDLVYLTSDSPNVLKELDESKAYVIGGLVDHNHHKCLKLFWNTWKQETGKKHFLLSYPSGKELLPQTKPVKVLPMTRNLPGLKVDWTVIPVRKKIAETN, from the exons ATGTCATCTGAGACGTTGCCAgcatttattgagacttgtaatgttgaaagaaaacaagacttaAGTGAAGATCAGGAGGAGAGCCAGAAACCAAGATTAGGTAACGAGTTTGAACCAATATCTAAACGACAAATGAAGaagctaataaaacaaaaacaatgggaAGAACAACGAGAACTCCGCAA ACAAAAGCGGAAGGAAAAACGCAAGAGAAAGCAATTAGAGCGACAATGTCAATTGGAATCAAACTCAGATGGAAATGACAAAAAACGTATTCGAAGAGATGTTGTTCACAGCACACTTCGCCTTATCATTGACTGTAGTTTTGACAGCTTGATGGTATTAAAG GACATTAAGAAACTCCATAAGCAGATTCAACGATGTTATGCAGAAAACCGACGAGCACTGCATCCTGTGCAG TTTTACCTGACAAGCCATGGAGGCCAGTTGAAAAAGAACATGGATGAAAATGACAAAGGATGGGTCAACTGGAAG GATATCCATATCAAACCAGATCACTATAGTGAATTCATAAAGAAAGAAGACCTGGTTTATCTTACATCAGATTCACCAAATGTACTGAAGGAATTAGATGAATCAAAGGCCTATGTGATTGGAGGATTAGTAGATCACAACCATCACAAG TGTTTGAAATTATTCTGGAATACCTGGAAACAAGAGACTGGCAAGAAGCATTTTTTACTGTCTTACCCCAGCGGAAAGGAGCTGTTGCCACAGACAAAGCCTGTGAAAGTTCTTCCCATGACAAGGAATCTGCCAGGGTTGAAGGTAGACTGGACAGTGATTCCAGTGAGGAAGAAAATAGCAGAAACGAACTAG